GCAGCGGCTCATCAGCGTTGTGCCACCTTCCTGGCCGCTGAAGGACTTCGTAGCAGTAAATCCATTCCTCGGATTCACTGGGCAAACATTACAGGACACGAACGCTCTCTTGAAAGCGGTCTGTGATGTTGATTTGCTTCCTCCGCTGAGCTATTTCCGACAGCGTCAGCGAGATGGACAACTATCGCTCGACGATGTGATGCTTGCATACTCCAAGCTCGAACACGTTCAGCCGAACGATGTCGATGAAGTATCGATCGATGAAGTATCGATCGATGAAATCAACGATTGGCTGCGTAGCGATGTGGAACCACACGATCCGACGCAAAGGAAAGTTTGGACCATGGCAGAGACGTTAGACCAATCCAATGAAGGAGAACGAAGCAACCAAATAATCAACGATATCACACGGTGTTTGTCGGTCTATTTCGATGAGTCGGAATCGGTTTGGGCAATTCCTTGGCGAAAGAAATCGGTCTTCGCGGCCTGGAAACAAATGAATTCCATCAGCTACCGTATGGACCTACTTGGCATGCGAGGTTTTCGCCAATTTGTGCAAGACCTTCCGCAGGATACAGACAAGGCGATTTTACAAATGCTCTCAAGTATCTCGCTGCCAAGCCACCTATGGTTCGCTTACTGCCTTACACAACTAAGCTCAATACTCGGTTGGGCATCCTATATCAAGAACCGTTCCCCAGTTGAATTACGAGAACTCCTAGCAATAAGGCTGGCCTACGAGGTATTTCTAGTACAAACATCTGGTGGTGGTGTCGCGACATGCTTTCACGACGATCTCTGGAATGGGGAGGCATCGCTGGAAGAAATTGCTACGCCAGGCAAGATGGATGTCATTCGTCACATCCTGCAGGTCGCGTGCGAGACAAAATTTCATGGTGGTCTTGTATCCGACATTTTGCGACAGGACGACGCGAAAGAAGTCCCCAATGAGCCGCTCGGACAGTTTGTCTTCTGTATCGATGTTCGCTCCGAACCGCTTCGCCGCCAATTAGAACTTTCTTCGAATCATATTCAAACATTCGGGTTCGCAGGCTTCTTTGGAATGCCGCTGCGGAACATTTCGCCGAACGACGCGACGGGTAGTTCCCATTGCCCAGTGCTTATCAAACCAACGTTTCAGGTCGAATGGGAGAGATCACAATCCTCCAAACGTCACGACAATTATTGGAAATGGCAAACGCGAGATAAAGAAAACTGGCGAAGTATTTTCACGCTCTTTCGATCTAATCCAATTTCAAGTCTGACGTTCGTGGAAACTCTCGGCTGGTCATCGGCGGGGAAGTTGCTATCCGACTCACTCGGCTGGGTTAAATCTCGGTTCGGTAATGCCCTGTCAGATACCGAACCCGATGTTCTCTCGGAGCCGGATTGTTGTGGGGACCATCGAAACGCACTCTCCATCGAGCAAAAGGTCGAATACTGTCAAGGGTTTTTGAGTAACCTGGGACTACGAGATCA
The window above is part of the Bremerella cremea genome. Proteins encoded here:
- a CDS encoding DUF2309 domain-containing protein, which codes for MVVALNSLDGSGKKLPTSPLPITQDTFHEFDRTLQRLISVVPPSWPLKDFVAVNPFLGFTGQTLQDTNALLKAVCDVDLLPPLSYFRQRQRDGQLSLDDVMLAYSKLEHVQPNDVDEVSIDEVSIDEINDWLRSDVEPHDPTQRKVWTMAETLDQSNEGERSNQIINDITRCLSVYFDESESVWAIPWRKKSVFAAWKQMNSISYRMDLLGMRGFRQFVQDLPQDTDKAILQMLSSISLPSHLWFAYCLTQLSSILGWASYIKNRSPVELRELLAIRLAYEVFLVQTSGGGVATCFHDDLWNGEASLEEIATPGKMDVIRHILQVACETKFHGGLVSDILRQDDAKEVPNEPLGQFVFCIDVRSEPLRRQLELSSNHIQTFGFAGFFGMPLRNISPNDATGSSHCPVLIKPTFQVEWERSQSSKRHDNYWKWQTRDKENWRSIFTLFRSNPISSLTFVETLGWSSAGKLLSDSLGWVKSRFGNALSDTEPDVLSEPDCCGDHRNALSIEQKVEYCQGFLSNLGLRDHFARFVVVCGHASDVQNNLFQAGLDCGACGGHSGEPNARVASIMLNDPDVRSGLAERGISIPKTTWFVPAVHNTTTERIVLPKLDTIPQEFREDFRELESLCHTASERCAAQRVARFPIEGNQDLESKSRNWGDVRPDWGLVGNAAFVVAPRVRTQGLDLAGRVFLHSYDAAKDPSGKVLELVMTAPMIVTSWINLQYFASTVDNRKYGSGDKLIHNAVGKFGVLEGNGGDLKTGLPIQSIHNGISWQHEPLRLLVIIEAPRDRIEVIIQKHPGVRDLVINGWISLVALEGDRAFCRGFEDWQPYELNRSRMTIQHI